The proteins below come from a single Bernardetia sp. MNP-M8 genomic window:
- a CDS encoding efflux RND transporter periplasmic adaptor subunit: MKKQYIIYAIILLLGGTIGYFLNSSSDTKNESHTIEDDIKNQIWTCSMHPQIRQPEAGDCPICGMDLIPLVSDDNEEGSEFAVRMSPTAMQLADIQTAKVGKMKPIKTISLNGKVQPDERQIFTQSTHIEGRIENLRVNFTGEYVSKGTQIATIYSPKLLTAQQELFEAQKIKDTQPQLFNAAKEKLKSWKLTENQINGLLETGKIKEEFPILADVSGYVIDKMVNLGDYVRQGEGLYRVANLSQVWVLFDIYESELAWIKKGNKVNYTIESLPSQNFEGTISFIDPFIDPKTRVAQARVIVSNSDLKLKPEMFVSGEVKADLSSNSKNKNSEKITIPKTSVMWTGERSVVYVRQESEKGVDFVMREVKLGLALGDSYIIEEGLQEGEEIAINGTFSIDAAAQLAGKPSMMNPKGGAVMTGHNHGGTNSANTTTSMTESKKDKNPIKKTSISKTAKKSLEPVYDAYFELKNALTKDDLLAAKKASEKMTLSLSKINMSLFGGESHKLYMKYSSNLKEELQHLPHVEKIEAARQKFQAISETMVAMSQSFEPLENIIYVQFCPMADNNKGANWISKDKEIKNPYFGKSMLTCGEVSLEIK; this comes from the coding sequence ATGAAAAAGCAATATATAATTTACGCTATCATTCTTCTTTTGGGAGGAACGATAGGCTATTTTCTAAACTCTTCTTCTGATACAAAGAATGAAAGTCATACGATAGAAGACGATATAAAAAACCAAATTTGGACGTGTTCGATGCATCCTCAGATTAGGCAACCTGAAGCTGGCGATTGTCCAATTTGTGGAATGGATTTGATTCCTTTAGTGAGTGATGATAATGAAGAAGGAAGTGAATTTGCAGTCCGAATGTCGCCTACTGCTATGCAACTCGCTGATATTCAGACGGCAAAAGTTGGAAAAATGAAACCTATCAAAACGATTTCTTTAAATGGAAAAGTACAACCTGACGAACGCCAAATTTTTACGCAATCGACTCATATTGAGGGAAGAATTGAAAATCTGAGAGTTAATTTTACTGGCGAATATGTCAGTAAAGGAACTCAAATAGCGACTATTTATTCTCCAAAATTATTGACAGCACAACAAGAGCTTTTTGAAGCGCAAAAAATAAAAGATACACAACCTCAACTTTTCAATGCAGCAAAAGAAAAATTAAAAAGTTGGAAATTAACCGAAAATCAAATCAATGGGCTTTTAGAAACAGGAAAGATAAAAGAAGAATTTCCAATTTTGGCTGATGTTTCGGGTTATGTGATTGATAAAATGGTAAATCTAGGCGATTATGTTAGACAGGGAGAAGGTTTGTACAGAGTGGCGAATCTTTCACAAGTTTGGGTACTTTTTGATATTTATGAGTCAGAATTAGCGTGGATAAAAAAAGGTAATAAAGTAAATTATACCATAGAATCGTTACCAAGTCAGAATTTTGAAGGTACGATTTCATTTATTGACCCTTTCATTGACCCAAAAACTAGAGTGGCACAAGCAAGAGTAATTGTTTCGAATTCAGATTTAAAATTAAAACCTGAAATGTTTGTATCTGGAGAAGTGAAAGCAGACTTATCTTCAAATTCTAAAAATAAAAACTCAGAAAAAATAACCATTCCAAAAACTTCTGTCATGTGGACAGGCGAACGTTCAGTTGTTTATGTACGACAAGAATCTGAAAAAGGAGTTGATTTTGTCATGCGAGAAGTCAAACTAGGATTAGCTTTAGGTGATAGTTATATCATCGAAGAAGGATTGCAAGAAGGTGAAGAAATCGCCATAAACGGAACATTTAGCATAGATGCAGCAGCACAATTAGCAGGAAAACCAAGTATGATGAATCCTAAAGGAGGAGCAGTCATGACAGGACACAATCATGGAGGAACAAACTCGGCAAACACTACTACTTCAATGACCGAAAGCAAAAAAGACAAAAATCCTATCAAAAAAACATCAATTAGTAAAACAGCCAAAAAATCACTTGAACCTGTTTATGATGCTTATTTTGAACTCAAAAATGCCCTTACAAAAGACGATTTACTAGCAGCAAAAAAAGCATCTGAAAAAATGACTTTGTCTTTATCCAAAATAAATATGTCGCTTTTTGGAGGAGAATCTCACAAACTCTATATGAAATATAGCTCAAATCTAAAGGAAGAATTACAGCATTTGCCACACGTAGAAAAAATAGAAGCAGCAAGACAGAAATTTCAAGCTATTTCTGAAACGATGGTCGCCATGTCGCAATCTTTTGAGCCGTTGGAAAATATAATTTATGTTCAGTTTTGTCCGATGGCAGATAATAATAAAGGTGCAAATTGGATAAGCAAAGACAAAGAAATCAAAAATCCGTATTTCGGAAAATCTATGCTTACTTGTGGGGAAGTGAGTTTAGAGATTAAGTAA
- a CDS encoding DUF3347 domain-containing protein has protein sequence MKKLIYVFASATLLLYSCNNASTENKEANAENMTEENMADMNHDEMNHDNMNHDNSSMENNEIAKNQTISTVLDAYFNLKNALVEDNDEKAAEASVNLTAAFKGLDKSSLAADQTTKFDEIIESATEHAEHISENKGNIVHQREHLALLSKDVKDLVGIMGTDRTLYADFCPMYDNNKGAMWLSASKEIKNPYFGSKMLSCGKVQEEITVK, from the coding sequence ATGAAAAAGTTAATTTATGTATTCGCAAGCGCAACTCTTTTGCTTTATTCTTGTAACAACGCTTCAACAGAAAACAAAGAAGCAAACGCAGAAAATATGACAGAAGAAAACATGGCAGATATGAATCATGATGAGATGAACCATGATAATATGAATCATGACAACTCTTCTATGGAAAACAACGAAATAGCTAAAAACCAAACTATTTCTACTGTTTTGGATGCTTATTTTAATCTAAAAAATGCCTTAGTAGAGGATAACGATGAAAAAGCAGCCGAAGCAAGTGTAAATCTAACAGCAGCTTTTAAAGGATTGGATAAGTCAAGTCTAGCAGCAGACCAAACTACTAAATTTGATGAAATTATAGAAAGTGCAACCGAACATGCCGAACATATTTCTGAAAACAAAGGAAATATAGTGCATCAACGTGAACACCTTGCTTTACTTAGTAAAGACGTGAAGGATTTGGTAGGTATAATGGGAACTGACCGTACTTTGTATGCAGATTTTTGTCCTATGTACGACAACAACAAAGGTGCAATGTGGCTAAGTGCTTCTAAGGAAATAAAAAATCCTTACTTCGGAAGTAAAATGCTTTCGTGTGGAAAAGTACAAGAAGAAATTACTGTAAAATAA
- a CDS encoding heme-binding domain-containing protein yields MKLKYKIIFVLLIIGVGIQFIPTPINQDRKENTPTAFVKLYSPPLKVQNLLKNSCNDCHSNYTAYPWYNKLQPMSWFLERHIKEGKSELNFDEFDTYSDRKKRNKLTSIKGQIEENEMPLSSYTFIHRESKLSDKEKEILIFYFDSLSALYY; encoded by the coding sequence ATGAAATTAAAATATAAAATTATTTTTGTTTTGTTGATAATCGGAGTAGGAATACAATTTATTCCTACTCCAATTAATCAAGACAGAAAAGAAAATACTCCGACAGCTTTTGTAAAATTATATTCTCCTCCTTTGAAAGTTCAGAATTTACTCAAAAACTCTTGTAACGATTGTCATAGCAATTATACGGCTTATCCTTGGTACAACAAGTTACAGCCTATGAGTTGGTTTTTGGAACGTCATATAAAAGAAGGAAAATCAGAACTCAATTTTGATGAATTTGATACGTATTCTGACCGAAAAAAACGGAATAAACTCACTTCTATAAAGGGTCAAATTGAGGAAAACGAAATGCCTTTATCTTCCTATACTTTTATTCATAGAGAAAGTAAGTTATCTGATAAAGAAAAAGAGATTTTGATTTTTTACTTCGATAGCCTGTCGGCACTTTATTATTAA